One Paucidesulfovibrio longus DSM 6739 genomic window carries:
- a CDS encoding arsenate reductase ArsC yields the protein MDKTRVLFICNHNSGRSQMAEAFLKEFGGEDFEVESAGLEPTSVNPLVVEVMREIGIDLSGKRTQSVFDLYRMGRLYDYVITVCDDADEAKCPIFPGVAQRWHWPFPDPAAAEGTHEEKLEHIRAIRDQIKARIVRPHDLPFRVDSPFQE from the coding sequence ATGGACAAGACCCGCGTGCTCTTCATCTGCAACCACAATAGTGGCCGCAGCCAAATGGCCGAAGCGTTTCTCAAGGAATTTGGCGGAGAAGATTTTGAAGTGGAAAGCGCCGGACTGGAACCCACCAGCGTGAATCCTCTGGTGGTCGAGGTGATGCGTGAAATCGGCATTGACCTTTCCGGCAAGAGAACCCAGTCCGTGTTTGACCTCTACCGGATGGGGCGGCTCTACGATTACGTTATCACCGTTTGCGACGACGCGGACGAAGCCAAGTGCCCCATTTTCCCAGGTGTGGCCCAGCGTTGGCACTGGCCGTTTCCCGATCCGGCCGCTGCCGAGGGAACCCATGAGGAAAAACTAGAACATATCCGCGCCATTCGTGACCAGATCAAGGCCAGAATCGTGCGGCCGCACGATTTGCCATTTCGCGTGGACAGCCCGTTTCAGGAGTAA